One part of the Mya arenaria isolate MELC-2E11 chromosome 3, ASM2691426v1 genome encodes these proteins:
- the LOC128227616 gene encoding uncharacterized protein LOC128227616 isoform X1 — translation MRYIHGMFPGMIFPQILQNAISRQWRRVNRNFSSNSLRNKQRTTVQVQQTLGSRHIIYFRFKRYTSTMSRQGLPVDEGVLFGIGNSLLDITVVTDENFLKRFDLKANNAIIAGEKHKEIYHAMLDEFEPSFLPGGATQNSIRVAQWLLGRPKATTFFGSVGHDKFGDILKSTAESVGVNVRYQVVEGLSTGRCGAVITGEDRSLVTELGAAEKFDAKFLDEPENWALVEKAMYFYIGGFFLPVSMDAVLKLLQHAVKTDKTVVMNLHATFLCQYFADKDLNLMQYVDVLFGNGDEAAELCKNMGFSTTDIKEVAIKTSQLPKLNKSRERIVVFTQGRDPTIVAQGGHVTEYPVVPVPHDQIKDTNGCGDAFVGGFLSQLALGKPVVDCLKCGFYASRVVIQYFGCNYPDAPDFP, via the exons ATGAGATATATTCATGGAATGTTTCCTGGTATGATTTTCCCGCAGATCTTGCAAAATGCGATAAGCAGACAATGGCGGCGAGTAAATCGTAATTTTTCGTCAAATTCGTTGAGAAATAAACAGAGGACAACAGTCCAAGTGCAGCAGACGCTTGGATCGAGACATATAATCTACTTTCGGTTTAAG AGATACACATCCACCATGTCACGCCAGGGGTTACCTGTAGATGAAGGAGTGTTGTTTGGAATTGGAAACTCACTACTGGACATCACAGTTGTCACAGATGAGAACTTCCTGAAACGTTTTGATCTAAAAGCCAATAATGCCATCATTGCTGGGGAAAAACACAAAGAGATTTATCATGCCATGCTGGATGAGTTTGAACCATCATTTTTACCTGGTGGTGCTACTCAGAATAGTATACGAGTTGCTCAATGGCTTCTGGGAAGACCAAAGGCCACAACATTCTTCGGTAGTGTAGGCCATGATAAATTTGGGGATATTCTAAAGTCAACTGCTGAAAGTGTGGGCGTCAATGTTCGATATCAAGTAGTTGAAGGTCTTAGCACAGGGAGATGTGGGGCTGTGATTACTGGAGAGGATCGATCATTAGTCACTGAGTTGGGAGCTGCAGAGAAGTTTGATGCCAAGTTTCTTGATGAACCTGAAAATTGGGCACTTGTTGAAAAAgccatgtatttttatataggTGGATTCTTTCTACCTGTAAGTATGGATGCAGTATTGAAACTTTTACAGCATGCagttaaaacagataaaactgTGGTTATGAATCTCCATGCGACTTTCCTTTGCCAGTATTTTGCAGATAAGGACCTAAATCTCATGCAGTATGTAGATGTGCTGTTTGGAAATGGAGATGAAGCAGCAGAGCTTTGTAAGAATATGGGCTTTTCTACCACTGATATTAAGGAAGTGGCAATCAAAACATCTCAACTGCCAAAACTTAACAAATCCCGGGAGAGAATTGTAGTGTTTACTCAGGGACGGGATCCAACAATTGTTGCCCAAGGAGGTCATGTCACAGAATATCCGGTCGTACCAGTTCCTCATGACCAGATAAAGGATACTAATGGATGCGGTGATGCCTTTGTGGGAGGCTTCCTGTCCCAGCTTGCCCTGGGCAAGCCAGTTGTGGACTGCCTCAAGTGTGGCTTCTATGCCTCAAGGGTTGTTATTCAGTATTTTGGCTGCAACTACCCTGATGCACCGGACTTTCCGTAA
- the LOC128227616 gene encoding uncharacterized protein LOC128227616 isoform X2 — protein sequence MIGLRYTSTMSRQGLPVDEGVLFGIGNSLLDITVVTDENFLKRFDLKANNAIIAGEKHKEIYHAMLDEFEPSFLPGGATQNSIRVAQWLLGRPKATTFFGSVGHDKFGDILKSTAESVGVNVRYQVVEGLSTGRCGAVITGEDRSLVTELGAAEKFDAKFLDEPENWALVEKAMYFYIGGFFLPVSMDAVLKLLQHAVKTDKTVVMNLHATFLCQYFADKDLNLMQYVDVLFGNGDEAAELCKNMGFSTTDIKEVAIKTSQLPKLNKSRERIVVFTQGRDPTIVAQGGHVTEYPVVPVPHDQIKDTNGCGDAFVGGFLSQLALGKPVVDCLKCGFYASRVVIQYFGCNYPDAPDFP from the exons ATGATAGGATTG AGATACACATCCACCATGTCACGCCAGGGGTTACCTGTAGATGAAGGAGTGTTGTTTGGAATTGGAAACTCACTACTGGACATCACAGTTGTCACAGATGAGAACTTCCTGAAACGTTTTGATCTAAAAGCCAATAATGCCATCATTGCTGGGGAAAAACACAAAGAGATTTATCATGCCATGCTGGATGAGTTTGAACCATCATTTTTACCTGGTGGTGCTACTCAGAATAGTATACGAGTTGCTCAATGGCTTCTGGGAAGACCAAAGGCCACAACATTCTTCGGTAGTGTAGGCCATGATAAATTTGGGGATATTCTAAAGTCAACTGCTGAAAGTGTGGGCGTCAATGTTCGATATCAAGTAGTTGAAGGTCTTAGCACAGGGAGATGTGGGGCTGTGATTACTGGAGAGGATCGATCATTAGTCACTGAGTTGGGAGCTGCAGAGAAGTTTGATGCCAAGTTTCTTGATGAACCTGAAAATTGGGCACTTGTTGAAAAAgccatgtatttttatataggTGGATTCTTTCTACCTGTAAGTATGGATGCAGTATTGAAACTTTTACAGCATGCagttaaaacagataaaactgTGGTTATGAATCTCCATGCGACTTTCCTTTGCCAGTATTTTGCAGATAAGGACCTAAATCTCATGCAGTATGTAGATGTGCTGTTTGGAAATGGAGATGAAGCAGCAGAGCTTTGTAAGAATATGGGCTTTTCTACCACTGATATTAAGGAAGTGGCAATCAAAACATCTCAACTGCCAAAACTTAACAAATCCCGGGAGAGAATTGTAGTGTTTACTCAGGGACGGGATCCAACAATTGTTGCCCAAGGAGGTCATGTCACAGAATATCCGGTCGTACCAGTTCCTCATGACCAGATAAAGGATACTAATGGATGCGGTGATGCCTTTGTGGGAGGCTTCCTGTCCCAGCTTGCCCTGGGCAAGCCAGTTGTGGACTGCCTCAAGTGTGGCTTCTATGCCTCAAGGGTTGTTATTCAGTATTTTGGCTGCAACTACCCTGATGCACCGGACTTTCCGTAA